One Dama dama isolate Ldn47 chromosome 18, ASM3311817v1, whole genome shotgun sequence DNA window includes the following coding sequences:
- the FAM221A gene encoding protein FAM221A isoform X3, with amino-acid sequence MERLTLPPGGAAAVDEYLEYRRIVGEDDGGKLFTPEEYEDYKRKVLPMRLQNRLYVSWRSPTGMDCKLVGPETLCFCTHRYKQHKTDFETIPPQRPISLPCQVRGCPCRTYLYVPLNGTQPIRCRCKHFADQHSAAPGFVCSACSKCSGFHSCFTCACGQPAYAHDTVVETKQERLAQGKPVGQDVPYAAMGGLTGFSSLAEGYMRLDDSGIGAPSAEFLDSPGTAMDHPFLKAFQASSSSSPETLTGTSSQVSSLRKPEEDDMAFFERRYQERIKMEKAAKQKGKAPLPSTMKPS; translated from the exons ATGGAGCGGCTGACGTTACCTCCGGGCGGCGCGGCGGCAGTGGACGAGTACTTGGAGTACCGGAG AATTGTTGGTGAGGATGATGGAGGGAAACTTTTTACTCCTGAGGAATATGAAGACTACAAAAGAAAAGTCTTACCTATGCGTTTACAGAACAGATTGTATGTGAGTTGGCGATCACCCACGGGAATGGATTGTAAACTTGTGGGTCCAGAGACACTGTGTTTTTGTACACATAG gtaTAAGCAACATAAAACCGACTTTGAAACGATTCCCCCGCAGCGCCCCATCAGTCTGCCTTGCCAAGTGAGGGGCTGCCCTTGCAGGACTTACCTCTATGTGCCTCTGAACGGCACACAGCCCATCCGCTGCCGATGTAAGCACTTTGCCGATCAACACAGTGCAGCGCCTGGCTTTGTATGCAGTGCCT GTTCTAAGTGTTCGGGATTTCATAGTTGCTTCACTTGTGCTTGTGGTCAGCCTGCATATGCTCATGACACAGTAGTGGAAACTAAGCAAGAAAGACTGGCGCAGGGAAAACCGGTGGGGCAGGACGTTCCTTATGCAGCAATGGGAGGACTGACTGGCTTCAGCTCGCTGGCAGAAGGCTACATGCGATTAGATGACAGTGGAATTG GTGCACCGTCAGCTGAGTTTTTAGACTCTCCAGGTACAGCCATGGACCACCCATTTCTAAAGGCATTTCAAGCATCATCTAGCTCTTCTCCAGAAACACTAACAG GTACAAGTAGTCAAGTTTCTTCCTTAAGGAAACCGGAAGAGGATGATATGGCTTTCTTTGAAAGACGATACCAGGAGAGG ataaaaatggaaaaggctgctaagcagaaaggaaaagcaCCATTGCCATCAACTATGAAACCTTCATGA
- the FAM221A gene encoding protein FAM221A isoform X2, producing the protein MERLTLPPGGAAAVDEYLEYRRIVGEDDGGKLFTPEEYEDYKRKVLPMRLQNRLYVSWRSPTGMDCKLVGPETLCFCTHRYKQHKTDFETIPPQRPISLPCQVRGCPCRTYLYVPLNGTQPIRCRCKHFADQHSAAPGFVCSACSKCSGFHSCFTCACGQPAYAHDTVVETKQERLAQGKPVGQDVPYAAMGGLTGFSSLAEGYMRLDDSGIGAPSAEFLDSPGTAMDHPFLKAFQASSSSSPETLTVGTSSQVSSLRKPEEDDMAFFERRYQERIKMEKAAKQKGKAPLPSTMKPS; encoded by the exons ATGGAGCGGCTGACGTTACCTCCGGGCGGCGCGGCGGCAGTGGACGAGTACTTGGAGTACCGGAG AATTGTTGGTGAGGATGATGGAGGGAAACTTTTTACTCCTGAGGAATATGAAGACTACAAAAGAAAAGTCTTACCTATGCGTTTACAGAACAGATTGTATGTGAGTTGGCGATCACCCACGGGAATGGATTGTAAACTTGTGGGTCCAGAGACACTGTGTTTTTGTACACATAG gtaTAAGCAACATAAAACCGACTTTGAAACGATTCCCCCGCAGCGCCCCATCAGTCTGCCTTGCCAAGTGAGGGGCTGCCCTTGCAGGACTTACCTCTATGTGCCTCTGAACGGCACACAGCCCATCCGCTGCCGATGTAAGCACTTTGCCGATCAACACAGTGCAGCGCCTGGCTTTGTATGCAGTGCCT GTTCTAAGTGTTCGGGATTTCATAGTTGCTTCACTTGTGCTTGTGGTCAGCCTGCATATGCTCATGACACAGTAGTGGAAACTAAGCAAGAAAGACTGGCGCAGGGAAAACCGGTGGGGCAGGACGTTCCTTATGCAGCAATGGGAGGACTGACTGGCTTCAGCTCGCTGGCAGAAGGCTACATGCGATTAGATGACAGTGGAATTG GTGCACCGTCAGCTGAGTTTTTAGACTCTCCAGGTACAGCCATGGACCACCCATTTCTAAAGGCATTTCAAGCATCATCTAGCTCTTCTCCAGAAACACTAACAG TAGGTACAAGTAGTCAAGTTTCTTCCTTAAGGAAACCGGAAGAGGATGATATGGCTTTCTTTGAAAGACGATACCAGGAGAGG ataaaaatggaaaaggctgctaagcagaaaggaaaagcaCCATTGCCATCAACTATGAAACCTTCATGA
- the FAM221A gene encoding protein FAM221A isoform X5 yields the protein MERLTLPPGGAAAVDEYLEYRRIVGEDDGGKLFTPEEYEDYKRKVLPMRLQNRLYVSWRSPTGMDCKLVGPETLCFCTHRYKQHKTDFETIPPQRPISLPCQVRGCPCRTYLYVPLNGTQPIRCRCKHFADQHSAAPGFVCSACSKCSGFHSCFTCACGQPAYAHDTVVETKQERLAQGKPVGQDVPYAAMGGLTGFSSLAEGYMRLDDSGIGAPSAEFLDSPGTAMDHPFLKAFQASSSSSPETLTGTSSQVSSLRKPEEDDMAFFERRYQERELG from the exons ATGGAGCGGCTGACGTTACCTCCGGGCGGCGCGGCGGCAGTGGACGAGTACTTGGAGTACCGGAG AATTGTTGGTGAGGATGATGGAGGGAAACTTTTTACTCCTGAGGAATATGAAGACTACAAAAGAAAAGTCTTACCTATGCGTTTACAGAACAGATTGTATGTGAGTTGGCGATCACCCACGGGAATGGATTGTAAACTTGTGGGTCCAGAGACACTGTGTTTTTGTACACATAG gtaTAAGCAACATAAAACCGACTTTGAAACGATTCCCCCGCAGCGCCCCATCAGTCTGCCTTGCCAAGTGAGGGGCTGCCCTTGCAGGACTTACCTCTATGTGCCTCTGAACGGCACACAGCCCATCCGCTGCCGATGTAAGCACTTTGCCGATCAACACAGTGCAGCGCCTGGCTTTGTATGCAGTGCCT GTTCTAAGTGTTCGGGATTTCATAGTTGCTTCACTTGTGCTTGTGGTCAGCCTGCATATGCTCATGACACAGTAGTGGAAACTAAGCAAGAAAGACTGGCGCAGGGAAAACCGGTGGGGCAGGACGTTCCTTATGCAGCAATGGGAGGACTGACTGGCTTCAGCTCGCTGGCAGAAGGCTACATGCGATTAGATGACAGTGGAATTG GTGCACCGTCAGCTGAGTTTTTAGACTCTCCAGGTACAGCCATGGACCACCCATTTCTAAAGGCATTTCAAGCATCATCTAGCTCTTCTCCAGAAACACTAACAG GTACAAGTAGTCAAGTTTCTTCCTTAAGGAAACCGGAAGAGGATGATATGGCTTTCTTTGAAAGACGATACCAGGAGAGG gaacttGGGTAG
- the FAM221A gene encoding protein FAM221A isoform X4, translated as MERLTLPPGGAAAVDEYLEYRRIVGEDDGGKLFTPEEYEDYKRKVLPMRLQNRLYVSWRSPTGMDCKLVGPETLCFCTHRYKQHKTDFETIPPQRPISLPCQVRGCPCRTYLYVPLNGTQPIRCRCKHFADQHSAAPGFVCSACSKCSGFHSCFTCACGQPAYAHDTVVETKQERLAQGKPVGQDVPYAAMGGLTGFSSLAEGYMRLDDSGIGAPSAEFLDSPGTAMDHPFLKAFQASSSSSPETLTVGTSSQVSSLRKPEEDDMAFFERRYQERELG; from the exons ATGGAGCGGCTGACGTTACCTCCGGGCGGCGCGGCGGCAGTGGACGAGTACTTGGAGTACCGGAG AATTGTTGGTGAGGATGATGGAGGGAAACTTTTTACTCCTGAGGAATATGAAGACTACAAAAGAAAAGTCTTACCTATGCGTTTACAGAACAGATTGTATGTGAGTTGGCGATCACCCACGGGAATGGATTGTAAACTTGTGGGTCCAGAGACACTGTGTTTTTGTACACATAG gtaTAAGCAACATAAAACCGACTTTGAAACGATTCCCCCGCAGCGCCCCATCAGTCTGCCTTGCCAAGTGAGGGGCTGCCCTTGCAGGACTTACCTCTATGTGCCTCTGAACGGCACACAGCCCATCCGCTGCCGATGTAAGCACTTTGCCGATCAACACAGTGCAGCGCCTGGCTTTGTATGCAGTGCCT GTTCTAAGTGTTCGGGATTTCATAGTTGCTTCACTTGTGCTTGTGGTCAGCCTGCATATGCTCATGACACAGTAGTGGAAACTAAGCAAGAAAGACTGGCGCAGGGAAAACCGGTGGGGCAGGACGTTCCTTATGCAGCAATGGGAGGACTGACTGGCTTCAGCTCGCTGGCAGAAGGCTACATGCGATTAGATGACAGTGGAATTG GTGCACCGTCAGCTGAGTTTTTAGACTCTCCAGGTACAGCCATGGACCACCCATTTCTAAAGGCATTTCAAGCATCATCTAGCTCTTCTCCAGAAACACTAACAG TAGGTACAAGTAGTCAAGTTTCTTCCTTAAGGAAACCGGAAGAGGATGATATGGCTTTCTTTGAAAGACGATACCAGGAGAGG gaacttGGGTAG
- the FAM221A gene encoding protein FAM221A isoform X1, translating into MERLTLPPGGAAAVDEYLEYRRIVGEDDGGKLFTPEEYEDYKRKVLPMRLQNRLYVSWRSPTGMDCKLVGPETLCFCTHRYKQHKTDFETIPPQRPISLPCQVRGCPCRTYLYVPLNGTQPIRCRCKHFADQHSAAPGFVCSACSKCSGFHSCFTCACGQPAYAHDTVVETKQERLAQGKPVGQDVPYAAMGGLTGFSSLAEGYMRLDDSGIGAPSAEFLDSPGTAMDHPFLKAFQASSSSSPETLTVGTSSQVSSLRKPEEDDMAFFERRYQERSTSCEMLDWMKHKLESRFPGEISVTSDMQMTPPLWQKAKRN; encoded by the exons ATGGAGCGGCTGACGTTACCTCCGGGCGGCGCGGCGGCAGTGGACGAGTACTTGGAGTACCGGAG AATTGTTGGTGAGGATGATGGAGGGAAACTTTTTACTCCTGAGGAATATGAAGACTACAAAAGAAAAGTCTTACCTATGCGTTTACAGAACAGATTGTATGTGAGTTGGCGATCACCCACGGGAATGGATTGTAAACTTGTGGGTCCAGAGACACTGTGTTTTTGTACACATAG gtaTAAGCAACATAAAACCGACTTTGAAACGATTCCCCCGCAGCGCCCCATCAGTCTGCCTTGCCAAGTGAGGGGCTGCCCTTGCAGGACTTACCTCTATGTGCCTCTGAACGGCACACAGCCCATCCGCTGCCGATGTAAGCACTTTGCCGATCAACACAGTGCAGCGCCTGGCTTTGTATGCAGTGCCT GTTCTAAGTGTTCGGGATTTCATAGTTGCTTCACTTGTGCTTGTGGTCAGCCTGCATATGCTCATGACACAGTAGTGGAAACTAAGCAAGAAAGACTGGCGCAGGGAAAACCGGTGGGGCAGGACGTTCCTTATGCAGCAATGGGAGGACTGACTGGCTTCAGCTCGCTGGCAGAAGGCTACATGCGATTAGATGACAGTGGAATTG GTGCACCGTCAGCTGAGTTTTTAGACTCTCCAGGTACAGCCATGGACCACCCATTTCTAAAGGCATTTCAAGCATCATCTAGCTCTTCTCCAGAAACACTAACAG TAGGTACAAGTAGTCAAGTTTCTTCCTTAAGGAAACCGGAAGAGGATGATATGGCTTTCTTTGAAAGACGATACCAGGAGAGG agtacatcttgtgaaatgctggactggatgaagcataagctggaatcaagatttccaggagaaatatcagtaacctcagatatgcagatgacaccacctttatggcagaaagcaaagaggaactaa
- the FAM221A gene encoding protein FAM221A isoform X6 encodes MERLTLPPGGAAAVDEYLEYRRIVGEDDGGKLFTPEEYEDYKRKVLPMRLQNRLYVSWRSPTGMDCKLVGPETLCFCTHRYKQHKTDFETIPPQRPISLPCQVRGCPCRTYLYVPLNGTQPIRCRCKHFADQHSAAPGFVCSACSKCSGFHSCFTCACGQPAYAHDTVVETKQERLAQGKPVGQDVPYAAMGGLTGFSSLAEGYMRLDDSGIGAPSAEFLDSPGTAMDHPFLKAFQASSSSSPETLTAFPQRILRLLTKQHTMKKL; translated from the exons ATGGAGCGGCTGACGTTACCTCCGGGCGGCGCGGCGGCAGTGGACGAGTACTTGGAGTACCGGAG AATTGTTGGTGAGGATGATGGAGGGAAACTTTTTACTCCTGAGGAATATGAAGACTACAAAAGAAAAGTCTTACCTATGCGTTTACAGAACAGATTGTATGTGAGTTGGCGATCACCCACGGGAATGGATTGTAAACTTGTGGGTCCAGAGACACTGTGTTTTTGTACACATAG gtaTAAGCAACATAAAACCGACTTTGAAACGATTCCCCCGCAGCGCCCCATCAGTCTGCCTTGCCAAGTGAGGGGCTGCCCTTGCAGGACTTACCTCTATGTGCCTCTGAACGGCACACAGCCCATCCGCTGCCGATGTAAGCACTTTGCCGATCAACACAGTGCAGCGCCTGGCTTTGTATGCAGTGCCT GTTCTAAGTGTTCGGGATTTCATAGTTGCTTCACTTGTGCTTGTGGTCAGCCTGCATATGCTCATGACACAGTAGTGGAAACTAAGCAAGAAAGACTGGCGCAGGGAAAACCGGTGGGGCAGGACGTTCCTTATGCAGCAATGGGAGGACTGACTGGCTTCAGCTCGCTGGCAGAAGGCTACATGCGATTAGATGACAGTGGAATTG GTGCACCGTCAGCTGAGTTTTTAGACTCTCCAGGTACAGCCATGGACCACCCATTTCTAAAGGCATTTCAAGCATCATCTAGCTCTTCTCCAGAAACACTAACAG CTTTTCCACAAAGGATTTTAAGGCTGCTTACAAAACAACACACAatgaagaaattataa